The genomic region GGCGTCGGCGGGAGCGGGCTGGCCGGGGACGCGGTGTGCAAGCTGGAGCACCACGGCGGCAACGACCAGGCGGTGTACGCGATGGCCCGCGAGGACATGGACGCGTGGGAGCGCGAGCTGGGACGGACGCTGGCGGACGGCGCGTTCGGCGAGAACCTCACGACCCAGGGCCTCGACGTCTCGGGCGCGCTGATCGGGGAGCGCTGGCGCATCGGGCCCGAGGTGGTGCTGGAGGTCACCTCGGGGCGGATACCGTGCCGCACGTTCCAAGGCCACATGGACGAGAAGGGCTGGGTGAAGCGGTTCACCCGGCGGGGCGCGCCCGGGGCGTATCTGCGGGTGATCGAGCCCGGTGAGATCCGCGCGGGTGACGCCGTCGAGATCGTGCACCGACCCGGCCACGACGTGACGGTGGCGCTGCAGTTCCGGGCGGTGACGACCGAGCGGACACTGCTGCCGCGCCTGCTGGCGGCGGGCGAGGCGCTGCATCCGGAGCTGCTGAGGACGGCGCGGGAGTACGAGGAGAAGTACGGGGGCGGCGGCGGGGCCTGACGTCACGTCACCCCGGTCTGTCCGGCCGGGCCGGCGGCTCTGCGGTGCCCGGCTCCGGGCGGGAGGAGTCCGGGCCTGCGGACGGCAACCCCGACGGCGTCCGGCCCGGTGCCCCTGGGGGGAACCCCGGGCGGCGGGCCGGGGTCGCCTCAGGGGCGGGTCAGGGCAGCTCCCCGATGCCCGACGGGGCAGGGCCCGGCCACGCTCGAAGCATGTCTCGCCACACATCTCGCAGCGGCCCGAC from Streptomyces chartreusis NRRL 3882 harbors:
- a CDS encoding MOSC domain-containing protein, whose translation is MKLLSVNLGRAEAVPYTDNPEGVTGIDKRPVEGPVRVSAPGPKGVGGSGLAGDAVCKLEHHGGNDQAVYAMAREDMDAWERELGRTLADGAFGENLTTQGLDVSGALIGERWRIGPEVVLEVTSGRIPCRTFQGHMDEKGWVKRFTRRGAPGAYLRVIEPGEIRAGDAVEIVHRPGHDVTVALQFRAVTTERTLLPRLLAAGEALHPELLRTAREYEEKYGGGGGA